The genomic segment CACTCCGAGTACCACTTGCCGATTGGATTGAACTGAAAGAGAATTCGTCAAGAATTAATAGATACGTGGCTCGTGAAGATGGTATCCTAGTTATATTTCGGGTAATTGTGAAATGTAACAAAACcttacaaaattggataaaaaagtatgtaagAATGAGAAAATATCAGCTTACAGTTCCACCAGGGCCGACCTCGTCCACCATATCAGCGGTCATGACCACGCCATGGTCTCTGCTGAACATAATGGCTTCCACAAACTGGTGAGGATCGACAGCTAGGGATTCCTTGCTGAAGCGCGCTGACAGCTCTTTTATGTTCGTATAGGACTCATACTGGACCCTCACGTATCTGGAGAAATTAAGCTGTTATATTAAAGCTAAAGATGATTAATGAATTATGCATGCCATCCTTAAAATGAAAACGCTGAAGTACAGACAATGTGGTgagaaaaatatcaaaaaccgACCCCTGACTCTAAAACATAAGTGTCGAGGGATGCAACTCCAACTGCGAagttaaaagaataaatagaaattaaacaaGACACTTAGCCAAAACTACCGAATGCTGAAATTTGGCAACAcgaatttacataaaaatctcataaggaatatttttatgaataaaagtCAAGGACACTTATTTCCTTAAGTTTCACAAGAAGAAGAGAAGAGAGCAAagattgatataaaaaaagtatttagaaaatttttGCATGCTTCAATTATTTCCACTCATTATTAACCCACACCCCCAGTCTTCTTCAGCTTCAGCAtttgatttttgatttgaCTTTGTACAGTTGTGTTTGTTCTTGGTGATTAtctttattaatgtttaagaATTACCTACTTTTTCGCTTGGATAACTTGAATAACAACCGATGCCAGGAATCCCAGGGTTCCGTAGGACCAGGGAACCGCGTAGAATAAATCCGGGTTCTCATTCTAACGGGAAGAGAGATGAGTTAAAATTATCggctttcataaaaaaaattaaaaaatcacgaTTAGAACTTTCCTTTTCCGTTTTCGAGTATGTATCATTGTTCACATTTACCTTACTACACGTCACAACTGATCCATCGGCCAAAACCAGTTCATACTGGAGACATATATGTTGGAACAACCCGAAGATGTGAGAAGATGTCTCTACTCCTGTGCCCATCACCAGCCCTCCGACTGTCAACTGGTCTAGCTCTGGGACCACTGGTAAGGCCAGGCCCAGGGGCTGCAGCGTGCGGGAGAGCTGGCCCATGGTCACCAGGGGCTCGCAACGTACGGTCTgtgaaaattaaagttaatacATATTCTTTAATCTATTGTTATCGTTGTCTAATATAGCGTTGTCTTATGTATCTAAAAGGTTGGTCTCTTTGTCcaaagatttttctttgtcAAGGAAGGAAGAGACAGGGACAAACTCCCGAACGCCAACGACGTtgagaagttaaaaaaaaaatcaatacttaaatattatttcaatcaatTCCTTTCAAGACTGACAAACTATCTTTGGtgaccaaaaaaataataagactcGAAAGAAGTTTCAATACGAAATGTGACACTCCTGCCTTTCACAACATACCATGTTTTTAGTGTCGACCTCGAGGACGTCGACGAGGTTGACCCTGATGTTGGTGAAGGTCTTCTTGTAGATCCCCTGGCGGAAGGACATGGTCTGCCACGTCGGCCGCGCCGTGCACATGTGCGTGCTGCGGCCGCTCTCCAACCACTGCTTTACCTGGAAAAGAGGTAGATAAACTTATTGACGCATAAAAATGACAAGAAGAacggctaataaacttgagactcTATTTTAGGCGGTGGTATTCCATCAATACGAAATACAGTTGAATgtaagggaaaaagacgtgattatatgaatgtatacaTTACCTACTTATGCAGGCTGCAGTTGGTGGCCAACCACTGTTTTATCTGGATAACGAAAATCCCAAGTAAACCGTagaattggaaaaaaaatagctttctaaaatatttacctatGGTCATAGAACTTCCTCTTTTTATGTGGCTAAGGTTTTGACTGTTGTATTAAACAACTTAAAAGTCTTTATCACTTTATCTAACCTGTCTCTGTACATCCTTGACCTTCTTATCGTGCATCTTAGGCGCGCTGCTCATCTTGAAGACCACGTAATTCCTGACGATAGACCAAAGCTTCCAGACGCCGGACATGGGCAGCAACGCCAGAAGCACTATGATCCATCTGTGCTGGACCAGGATATACTCCGCTAGACCTTCAGTTTGGACCTGCACCATCTTGATAGGtggttaaaatatgtatagatataatcTTTAAACAATCACGTCATTCAATCATTTACATAAACACATACTAAATGGTGAAATACTAAATTACTAAAATCGTAAATACTAAATTTGTTCGATcttcatattttgtttgtaatacttAACATAAAACTTTCAGAAGATAGAGAACACTATCAGAAGGAACATTGGCTTCTTTATTTCTGGACATCCTTCGGGCGAAAACTAGTATAAGCACGTCGAGATTAAGGTAAATCTTTTAGTACGCACCTTTTACTCAAATAAGCAGGAATCACAAATTCTACATTGAATCCGTCAGCCGCAGATGGTCTATATCTGTAAACTAAATTTCAAGGGCACCGGTCTTACAGCagcaaacattataaaaattcttCTTCGATTTTAAACCTTATGCATGTAGACGTAAGAAAAATCTAAACACtatgaattttaattgatgaaatcattaaaatttgtgttttCTATAATGGTTCTTATGTCAATCGTCATAAGATTCTAGTCCCAGTTTGAAATAGTTTGTATTTTCATTCATGATGTATCGTTATTGTTTCATTCACAAATTTGTAAGTAAAAGTGTGTGTCCTTCAGTTGGACAGGACAGGTTTGGTTGTATGAAAGCCTGCAGACTCAGATCGACCAAAACGTGGTAAGAAGTGCAAATGATGACTTTCCCCTATTCTCCCCAAACCATGGCACACTTAATATAGCTAGATAATGTTTTTTCCGTAGTGTCAATAGCGGTTCTCGCAAATAATGGCCCGCCTAAGTCCTGAGTTCACTCTATTAgtttaaaactaaacttaaaaagtaattaattattccaGTTGTATCAACCTACCTTTTTCTTTCAATAAGAATCCGCAATCCAGGCGTTAGgcgaaatacatttttatcacaTGGATAGCAATTGCGGTCAAAGGGTAAGCAGTGGGTGATAAGACACTAGTAGGTATTACCAGAGACAATGTCTACTATTGTAATCATAGTAAATGACAGTataggtaataataaaaatattttcactacAATTTAACCGACTTGATTAgcgttaataaaacattacgATACTTTACACTATGCAATTACTTACTATGCTTTCTACAATCAACTGCGAAATGATGACGATCCTGGCTGACGACGAATAGTCCCGCTCGATGGGGACATGGTCAGATTCAGCATACTATTACTTGAAGCTTGTTAATTTCACTAGTTGGCAGAATTTGGGAGTCACTTCTCTCTCTATAGGTGAGGGTAAAATGCGGGACTTACGTCAGGAGGATGACGCACTGCTTAAAACACGTCTAGCGTGTTCtacaagtaggtacctatgcgTCGTCTATGCGGGAGCCACACGCTTgactcattttaattttttccttCCTTTCTAAGTTTTGCACGCCTAGCACGTTCTTCTTTATCCATCGCAATACCTGAATCCGTACAAGGCCGTGCttgaaagtttataaaatacagcggatataaaaatactaaacatAGGTATTATTCTGAACTCGTACTGCGACTCGCATAGCATCTTGATACAAACACTTAAATTCTTTAAGATGTTAGAAAAGGATTTGTTGCGTCATCTTGGTTGTTCAACCTGTTGAATGTTTAGTCAGCTCCACCTGTCTAATTATTACTGGAAGCTTTAATAAAACACAGTGAATACAAAACAACGGTTTATTACTAGAACTCATACTGCGACACTATGACGACCAGCCTGGCGACGGCGCTGCCCGCGAACTGGTCCCGCTGGTACAGAGACATGGTCAGCTCCAGCTCCGCCACCTGCGGCCCTTGCAGGGAGCACAGCAGGGATATCACGCACACGTTGTTGCTTGGTCGCATACtgtcaaaaaatatagaagaGTTTTTACGAGTTGCATTTTAAATCCATACTAGCTTCACTAAATTCTCACTTCATAAAATGCTAGAGTAACGTATAAAAGGCCGCATCTTATACTTTACCTTAGCATAAGTTTAGGATAAGTTATccttgttataatttatgtgcaataaagagttctCCCTATCTATCTGATAGTATCTTATACTATattagtataatattattttatttatatatttaaactttattgcaccttaaataatgtattagtgttacaaatgtaaaaataaaatcatattttcgaaacccaaaaaaacaaacttaattttaaaattttcaagtagcctacagaaaaaatataattaatcccttaattttaaatttgagtagtgttttttttaacacactaataaaattaaccaaatcttaaaacaataaattggtCTCACTCAAAACATCTAAGATCTGCAGGTTTCACTCCGTGAGACGCTTGGACGTCAATCATCCTCATTTCGAAGGTCACCAGTGTGTCCCTCCACGATGGCCCATGCATCGTGAATAGATCCACCTGCAAcaattaatcaaatatttgacaaattgttcaacttttttatttatgtagatgACATTATATAAGGTGGTAATTTGCATAcaagttttatttgaattgtaCCTACCAACATCTGAAGCGGTAAATAGGAGTAAAACGAAcctccattttttttatcgtgtGTGAAAGTGGCCAGCAACAAATAGCTACATTTCGACTACAATGTTACCAAGTTCTCACCAAAGTACCAacagattataaaataaataacaatgcaGACCCTTCCGGAAGGCAGGAAGATGTTGGAGACGAAGGTGATGAAGTTGTAACTGTAGGCGCTGGGCTGCTGCAGGCACGACCAGTCCGAAATCGGGCACGCTCGCTGCACGCGCGTGCAACGGCTGCGAAACAAAAACCGTGTTAAATATAACTAGGTAGCTATTTTACGTAAACATCAAGATGTTTCTTGTCTTCtgctctttcccatggacgtcgtaaaggcgactaagggatgggcttataaacttgggattattcttttaagcgatgggctggcaacctgtcactattagagtctcaattctatcatcatgccaaaaagctgaacgtggcctatcagtcttttcaagaccccgcaagtgatattaactatatgtatgtacctatgtacctaagtattttgtattttatcaacattaaaattttatttttccgtACAATcaactttgaaattttatttaggcTATTTTCTGTCACGCATATACGCTACGTACTTACTGTTTAGATTCCAGCCGGTACCCTCTAGGGCAGTCTATCCGGTGACAGTGGTAGCTCCCCCGGGTGTTCTGACACACTTCGCCGGGAGTGGAGGAGTGCGCACACGACGCTTCGCCAGTCTCGCATTCATCAATATCTAGAGTTAACAAAAAAAGTATCGTCTTTCATCTTTTGAGTAtgtggtccttcgagccggatagATCATCCGGAAAAAGGAAtcatatatatagtataacaAATGTTTAGCCTTACTTGGtatgaaacatttaaattagataGAGTTACGTTCTCCTTTAAGCAAGTTATGAAATAGTCGGGGTGGATTCACGACAAAGGCTAGTGGGAGGATAATGATGAAGCAAACTTTAGAAGACCCATAAAGACATTGAACGACAAATCTTACTCACCCACGCAGATAAAACACTATGAAGatattaatacctttaaagcACATGTATTCCCTTACCCACGCAGCTCTTCCCGTCGTCGCTAAGCCTGTACCCAGCGGGACAGCGACAGCGGAAGCTGCCCGGCTCGTTGACGCACTCCCCGCCGCACAGGCGCCCGCGCAGGCGCACCGCCGACCATTCGGAGCACTCGTCTACGTCCACACATGTTCTGGGAAAAAGTGGGTGTACCTTAATATCGGATTGGAagcacaaaattattatattacgaTAAAAAACGTACATATAAGAGAGTAATATGTGAAAACGTGAAAGAATTTCACGACGATGTGTCTAATGAGgtaaaaacttaaacaaaacTTGCTTTCACAAAGATGGAGGAAGGAAATGAAGAAGAGAGGATTAGAGAAGTAAGGGACTGAACTTGCAACCCTCCGCCATTTTGATAACTGGCGGAGGGTTGCTTCTATTATTTCAGGTAGTTTACTTAGTATTCCAGATTTCCTCTATATTCCGAACACCGACAGAGTCTAAACTCTATTCGTGAAATATTTCCCATCTTACTTATTGTCTCTATCCAGTCGATAGCCCCGCCTGCAGTAACATCTATATCCACCCCACGTGTTGGTACACTCGTGGTCACAAACTCCAGGGTCCTCTGAGCACTCGTCAATGTCCATACAGACCTAAACACGAAAAAAGTACGTAAATTTATGTCAGTATAACTTGttgttttggaaataaatttgTGTTCTTGTCGATATTTACTGCATCATGATTTCATATCTGTAGTGTAGTTTAGATTTAGAATAAAACGACTCCCTAACCTTTAATACCTATAGCACGAACGAAGAATTGATGTCATTAATTGTCACACGTTTAACTTGCATATCCTAACTCGCCTTATAAGGTATCCATGATGACAATACTTGGTTATCTTTTTCAGGACTTCTTTATTTACTAGGAACTATGGTCATTCttctatttaatttacctTGTCGTTAGCTGGCGCGTTACGGAAGCCATCTCCACACTTGCAGTGATATGAGCCGATAGTGTTGATGCATTCTCCGTTGTAAGAACAGGGCTggaaaaaacatttgttttatgattttaataaactctCAGCATTTTAGCTGTAAGTGGTAACTGGTGGATGTCAAGTAGTATTGAAGGTGTAACGCGAAAACTAATCTCATCCCTGACAGCCGCAGTTTCGTGATAGTGTGCCAGGAATACCCGTCGAAAAATTCTCCCACGGACTTCCTAGGACTCTTGGCAATACAAACACTTACGGAGCCGAAGCGACACTCGTCGATGTCCTCGCAGCCGTCCTCCCCGGACAGACGGTGTCCCCCGGGGCAGTGGCACGAGTAACCGCCGAAGAAGTTCTCGCAGCGCTGCTCGGGACCACACTGTGACACGTTGCGGGCGCATTCGTCGATATCTTTGTAACAAGATACATATAAGTAAACTTATAGCCAGCATTGGATTTCTTATATGAGCAACGAATACTAGGAAGAAGAGTTACGTGAGCGGCTCTGCAATTGATGAAAAGAACAGAAACACCTATTTGAAATCCATATTGCAATGATCTAGCTTTTTAATTGCTCATTTAGTTTAATTCTTTacatatttaggttttttctTGGTAAGCAGAaccttaaaatattacaagccTTCCTCTGAAAATAGTTACTTTgatgatttaattattattttacttacctAAGCATCGTTTGTCTGGCGTCAATTTGTAGCCCCACGGGCAAGGCTGCATAGTCCCGTAGTTGAACCTGACGTACGGGGGCCTCATGACCCTAGGCCCTCgttggccgaactgggcccccACTGTGATGATGTTGGAGTCTGTTGGCGACGACGGGGTCGTAGCCATTGGGACTGTCTCTCTTGTGGGAGACACTGGATAATagactgaaataaataactttaatgtaaaaatcCCTTAGCGATTCCATGCCGCTTGTAATACTTTACATTAGGAAACATATAAGCCCAACATATAAAATGTGCTTTAAGAAGTAAATAGTACCATTAGGTTGCCTATCTGTTTCCCCGCGACATCTTCTGCCACATTCGCAGTTGTAGCCTCCTCCAAAGTTGATGCAGTCTTCGTTAGGCGCGCAGGTGTGCTTGTTGGTCGCACATTCGTCAATATCTGAAAATTAAGATTGAATAAACAAGTTCATATTGACCAATTACTGAATAACCTTCGCAAATAAAGAGATAGTACAAGTGTTTTAGAAATAAGGGAAGGCcgaaaaagagatggtgtACGAGTAGATAGCGCGAAAGAAAAGGTGTGTGATAAGTGgctgaaaattaaaagaaattaacatACTATGCCGAACCCACGTAGAGAGGGGAGAAAGGAAACGAAGAAgatgataaaattaacaaaatttttacatcTTTTAAAAACATAGGAACATTGCATTGTAACGTAGGTGACCTACGTTATTTTTGTTCACTTACAACATTTAGAATAGGGGATGAGTAATACAGAAACAAAGGGACACTAAAGGCAAATTCATTACAAAGGAGCGTGGTAAGTGGGGCCATGGATGTTCGTGGAACAGTGCTCACCTATACATCTACCCTCACTGGTATCAAAGTTGTACCCGAAGTCACAGTTAACCCTCGAAGGCGGAGGAGCAGTCGGCCGTACTCTCGGTGGGTATCGTGTTCTTCGAGGGGTCGTGGTGGGaactaaaacataaaaagcatGGTGTAGAACACAATCATCTTCTACTCATAATACGCCATCTAATATAGATACATTATGATAccttcataatttaatttacctgGTGTGGTTGTTCTTTCAGTGGTAGTGCTAGTAGTAGTGCTACTGGTAGTGATAGCCACGCACCAACCTGAGGGGTCCCTGGTGAACCCCCTGATGCATTCACAGGTATACCCTCCGGGGCGGTTCTCACATTCTTCCAGGTTGCTGCAAAGATGGCGGTTTGCCTCACATTCGTTGGTATCTgaagcattaaaaaaaatacatttgttgAATAGACTTGTAAATCATTAAGACAAAAGTTTTAGACTCTGTCTAGAGAACAAGCATTAACAACAGAAGAATAGACGGTACATCTGACTTCTTAATTTCGAAGCTAAAAGACAAAACCAAtctttaatatataaactcttactttacttaaattataacttaCCAACGCAATCACCATGTTCATTTTTTTCGTATCCATCCAAACAATGCAAGCTATTGATGTCAAACCCTGGTCTATTATCATCGTCTGGTTTCGGCCCAAGTTCCGGTTCCTTTGGTATTTCTTCCCTTGGATCTTCTGGTCTGGATGGAGTTTCTTCTGGTCTTCTAGGTATGAATGGCTTTGGGACTTCTTCAGTTGTAAAATCATCAGGCCTAGGTTTAGCAAAAGGATCCAAAGGTCTTGAAGGTTCAGGTCGTCTTGGTTCTTCTGGTCTCCTTGGGATGTATGGCTTCGGTATTTCTTCAGTAGTCGTAGATTCTTCGGGCCTTCTTGGTCTATCGTAAGTGTTTGGTCGGGAATAGTCAGGACGAGGACGATCTTCTGGTCTTCTTAATAATTCAGTTGTTGTCTCTTCTGGTCTTCTCGGTCTTCCGTATGGATCATAGGAATATTCAGGATATCTTGGTCTCTCTTCTGGTATATGTGGTCTTCTAGTAGTAGTAGAAGTAGTGTATATGGGTCGTGTGTACATTGGTCTATCAGGTCTGTATGGTGATCTACTTGTTGTGGTTGTTCTAGGTGTATAGTAGTAAGGGTACTTGGGGGTTCGAGCAGAACTTTCTGTGGTGGACCGAGGTGTTGTTGTTGACGTAGTAGTAGGTGGTTTAGGTGTTGTTGGTCTCGGCGTCGTAGTTGGTGGTGGAGGTGGAACAGCTTCGTTTGTGGAATCCGTTGAATTGTCTTctctgtcaataaaaaaatatatatttaccgCTTTTATTCTGAAATGATACATTAAATGTCGATGAAATTAAGCCAAAGCAGGGAAATAACGTTAGGTAGAGAAAAAAAGGTAAGAtaatggttaaaaaaaaatagttcatATCCAATTTAGTTTCAATGAACTAAGTATCTcaactttaatgaaatttcatTCGAACCCTGGATACAAAAAGTACTTGAAATGTCTTACTCAGAATAATATTCATAATCATATTCGGATGGCGCTGGTGTTGGTGCAATGGTAGACGGCGTGGTGGTGCTGGTGGTAGCTGGAGCCCGGCGGGTGCAGGTGAAGGTGCCTAGCATGTTCAGGCAATGAGTGCCCGGAGAACAGTTATCCATCTTCAAGGCGCACTCGTCGATGTCTGGAAAATCATTGAGGTTTTTGTGTTGAAAGAATTTAGTTAAGATCAAGATGCAAAAATCTTCCGTGAATTtagatgaatattttatttatcagtcaTTTACATTATGAAAGACAAGGATGTCatcaattacaaaaaatatcccTAACTATTCTGATTAATGAAATTGCCGAACGGGCTATAGCGGTCTTGATAGTTACTCAGGGACAAATAGCAACGAAACGTTTGGCTTGGCACCAGATTCCACTAGGCGATCACGACCACTCTCCCAAGAGTGTATACTGTATAATGAGCAACGACTCAAAAGATTCTACAAATGCATATCTAAGTAGACAGAAAATGTATACTAACCTACACAGGCGCCTGAGGAGGAGTCCAGTTCAAACCCATTCTTGCAGCGACATTCGTGACCTCCAAACGTATTGATACAATTTTGGAACTCGTCACAGAGGTGGGTACCTTCTCTGCATTCATCAATATCTATAAAGTGTGGGTGtaaattaatagtttttgcagaacaaatacaaaaaactcGGGCCCTTTTTGCATAGAGCAGCCCTCTCTTCAGCTCGGAGtgatttcgatttttttttctatcgtaTTCCCTATTAGGAACTCAGAGGTTCGCTTAAAATCTGAGGGGCCACTTAATATTTGCTGACTGACACAAAggcatataaaaaattaagtgcaGTGCATATAGTTATTATtgcttaataaatattctgaTATTTTACATGGCTTACGAACGAAGAGAAAAAGTAGTCGTAACGTACTCTACTCTATGGGAAATTACAGGAGCTTTAGTTTTTAACTCACCTTCGCAAATTGTACCGCCTGGCCGAATACGGGTGCCTTCTT from the Amyelois transitella isolate CPQ chromosome 25, ilAmyTran1.1, whole genome shotgun sequence genome contains:
- the LOC106137136 gene encoding delta(24)-sterol reductase isoform X1; protein product: MVQVQTEGLAEYILVQHRWIIVLLALLPMSGVWKLWSIVRNYVVFKMSSAPKMHDKKVKDVQRQVKQWLESGRSTHMCTARPTWQTMSFRQGIYKKTFTNIRVNLVDVLEVDTKNMTVRCEPLVTMGQLSRTLQPLGLALPVVPELDQLTVGGLVMGTGVETSSHIFGLFQHICLQYELVLADGSVVTCSKNENPDLFYAVPWSYGTLGFLASVVIQVIQAKKYVRVQYESYTNIKELSARFSKESLAVDPHQFVEAIMFSRDHGVVMTADMVDEVGPGGTFNPIGKWYSEWFFKQVERHLQNFIYGFKRPVVEYIPLRDYYHRHSKSLFWEVQDIVPFGNNLIFRLLFGWLMPPEVSLLKLTQPEVVARLYEKAHVLQDMLVPIEHLENAINKFHEEFEVYPLWLCPFRVRNEPGMLRVKTGSESQMFVDVGVYGVPKANNYETVPSTRRIEEFVTNHNGFQMLYADTYTTREEFRRMFDHTLYDKVRESLPYCKEAFPEVYGKVNRSVRK
- the LOC106137164 gene encoding latent-transforming growth factor beta-binding protein 4 gives rise to the protein MNVKIVLLVLCASLKSFGEGLTSEEEVDIKDTCCGHADLLAVSTKSVQECSSSDLPDFISPDEEGTCRAAMQSCCSKIFTLKDECTAGTKYAAEKRCSVPKTEIGKTCCEECSIGRWTGESQGVESCGAPASEGTPPNTALRRNTFYQCCVEAASQPTTTEKVVITTTEKKIETTTAKKEKCAKNSCDHVCNDEDGKIRCQCHEGYRLQGDKKSCKDINECAEALDDLCVAQDTVCHNTAGSFKCVPIKKREVGGCPPGFKKNIESQVCDDINECQHPRPPCPKYLCKNTIGGYTCAGKPGTPYVEESPKATTETNEATVPTPRNDICPPGFRAGPDDECIDIDECEERSDDCQHLSQHCINTHGHFFCQDHVSKRCTPGFVINPTTGKCEDINECEDITEVCKRTEVCINLPGAYNCKSKISTLPKLATKTCQEGTRIRPGGTICEDIDECREGTHLCDEFQNCINTFGGHECRCKNGFELDSSSGACVDIDECALKMDNCSPGTHCLNMLGTFTCTRRAPATTSTTTPSTIAPTPAPSEYDYEYYSEEDNSTDSTNEAVPPPPPTTTPRPTTPKPPTTTSTTTPRSTTESSARTPKYPYYYTPRTTTTSRSPYRPDRPMYTRPIYTTSTTTRRPHIPEERPRYPEYSYDPYGRPRRPEETTTELLRRPEDRPRPDYSRPNTYDRPRRPEESTTTEEIPKPYIPRRPEEPRRPEPSRPLDPFAKPRPDDFTTEEVPKPFIPRRPEETPSRPEDPREEIPKEPELGPKPDDDNRPGFDINSLHCLDGYEKNEHGDCVDTNECEANRHLCSNLEECENRPGGYTCECIRGFTRDPSGWCVAITTSSTTTSTTTERTTTPVPTTTPRRTRYPPRVRPTAPPPSRVNCDFGYNFDTSEGRCIDIDECATNKHTCAPNEDCINFGGGYNCECGRRCRGETDRQPNVYYPVSPTRETVPMATTPSSPTDSNIITVGAQFGQRGPRVMRPPYVRFNYGTMQPCPWGYKLTPDKRCLDIDECARNVSQCGPEQRCENFFGGYSCHCPGGHRLSGEDGCEDIDECRFGSPCSYNGECINTIGSYHCKCGDGFRNAPANDKVCMDIDECSEDPGVCDHECTNTWGGYRCYCRRGYRLDRDNKTCVDVDECSEWSAVRLRGRLCGGECVNEPGSFRCRCPAGYRLSDDGKSCVDIDECETGEASCAHSSTPGEVCQNTRGSYHCHRIDCPRGYRLESKHRCTRVQRACPISDWSCLQQPSAYSYNFITFVSNIFLPSGRVDLFTMHGPSWRDTLVTFEMRMIDVQASHGVKPADLRCFDMRPSNNVCVISLLCSLQGPQVAELELTMSLYQRDQFAGSAVARLVVIVSQYEF
- the LOC106137136 gene encoding delta(24)-sterol reductase isoform X2 produces the protein MSGVWKLWSIVRNYVVFKMSSAPKMHDKKVKDVQRQVKQWLESGRSTHMCTARPTWQTMSFRQGIYKKTFTNIRVNLVDVLEVDTKNMTVRCEPLVTMGQLSRTLQPLGLALPVVPELDQLTVGGLVMGTGVETSSHIFGLFQHICLQYELVLADGSVVTCSKNENPDLFYAVPWSYGTLGFLASVVIQVIQAKKYVRVQYESYTNIKELSARFSKESLAVDPHQFVEAIMFSRDHGVVMTADMVDEVGPGGTFNPIGKWYSEWFFKQVERHLQNFIYGFKRPVVEYIPLRDYYHRHSKSLFWEVQDIVPFGNNLIFRLLFGWLMPPEVSLLKLTQPEVVARLYEKAHVLQDMLVPIEHLENAINKFHEEFEVYPLWLCPFRVRNEPGMLRVKTGSESQMFVDVGVYGVPKANNYETVPSTRRIEEFVTNHNGFQMLYADTYTTREEFRRMFDHTLYDKVRESLPYCKEAFPEVYGKVNRSVRK